The Maridesulfovibrio frigidus DSM 17176 genome contains a region encoding:
- a CDS encoding DUF6694 family lipoprotein — MNKRILAAILTLSLFILVGWSKAVVDTSSEQTFQTSISTIIKDISPEDKEKLRQSFAVIATGGAKTSIDSEMRIQDIYVLEDWFGPIFIRRLSSINGYTPNQINAHADSVLKSYKQNKRHKKIARLEKRLKESSLQLSKLRAQKEAQDKAITALSQLEVSSTHQMTEQLSVTGKKMGLINKAKVHVTIKNNSDKEIHSLKVGIDFNSNDKKISTDEIIAFSPALQPKKTTTVDLDVDLYYEYLKLSNNIQVSTTATKLQTSESYKLSGTRFSNSEGEYVNYIQKIKDQITDLKKSS; from the coding sequence ATGAATAAACGCATATTAGCAGCAATATTAACACTATCACTTTTCATTCTTGTTGGCTGGAGTAAAGCGGTCGTGGACACATCGTCAGAGCAGACGTTCCAAACTTCCATATCAACAATCATTAAAGACATAAGCCCTGAGGACAAAGAAAAACTCCGCCAGTCTTTCGCAGTGATTGCCACAGGAGGAGCTAAAACGAGCATAGACTCCGAAATGCGCATACAAGATATTTACGTTCTGGAAGACTGGTTCGGCCCTATTTTCATTCGACGCCTTTCAAGCATTAATGGATACACACCAAATCAAATTAATGCTCACGCCGATTCCGTTTTGAAAAGTTACAAACAGAATAAGCGACATAAAAAAATAGCGCGTCTTGAAAAGCGACTAAAAGAAAGCTCTTTGCAACTTTCCAAACTCCGAGCACAAAAGGAAGCACAGGATAAAGCAATAACGGCATTATCCCAACTTGAGGTGAGCAGCACTCACCAGATGACAGAACAGCTCAGTGTTACCGGCAAAAAAATGGGGTTAATTAATAAAGCTAAAGTCCATGTAACAATCAAAAACAATAGTGACAAAGAAATACACTCTTTGAAAGTAGGGATAGATTTCAACTCAAACGACAAGAAGATATCAACAGATGAAATCATAGCGTTTTCTCCAGCATTACAACCTAAAAAAACAACTACAGTTGATCTAGATGTAGACCTGTACTATGAATACTTAAAACTTTCTAACAACATCCAAGTCTCTACCACAGCCACGAAACTACAGACGTCAGAATCATATAAGCTTTCAGGAACACGTTTTTCGAATAGTGAAGGCGAATATGTTAACTATATTCAAAAAATAAAAGATCAAATTACTGACCTTAAAAAATCTTCATAG
- a CDS encoding tyrosine-type recombinase/integrase, with translation MKTTKAKWTKVKGAIGLRYYEFPDRKYKGKLDRYYSCRWSRGGQKTEEGIGWSSEGWKVSELVSIRHTLQQNYKKGSGPTTFTGLKAEHERKQAESKLHEEQEQVKEITFREFFEQFYIPWKRDRKKRTTWADDVKRANNRIHPFLGELPLPAITPELLQEFMDELYDDGLADATVLHHMAIIRSVFNRAAATVVGDVVIFPGQTPLEHVDLPHIGNNNQRQRFLTKEEAKLIISSTIEKKEKATIEIRRKSWQDLHDAVVLSLNTGMRMGEIQRVEWHDVNFYGKSLTVRLISSGQKPGGNIPINSAALEMLMRRKKESSDALIFPPAAGGKKRENLSHKFKDVVDELELNKLATAKSQRIVFHSLRHTFASWLAIAGVDIYRIKTLMRHKTINMTMRYAHLSPDMSQGAVELLTIK, from the coding sequence ATGAAAACGACAAAAGCAAAATGGACAAAAGTCAAAGGGGCTATAGGCCTCCGCTACTATGAATTCCCAGACCGTAAATATAAAGGAAAACTTGATCGATACTATAGTTGCCGCTGGTCGCGCGGAGGGCAAAAAACTGAAGAAGGAATTGGCTGGTCCTCTGAAGGCTGGAAAGTCTCCGAATTAGTCAGCATCCGCCACACATTACAACAGAATTACAAAAAAGGATCTGGGCCAACAACATTTACAGGACTCAAAGCCGAACATGAACGAAAACAGGCCGAATCAAAACTCCATGAAGAGCAAGAACAAGTCAAAGAAATAACTTTCCGAGAATTCTTTGAGCAATTCTATATTCCTTGGAAACGAGATCGCAAAAAACGAACAACATGGGCTGATGACGTAAAAAGGGCTAACAACCGTATCCACCCTTTTCTCGGAGAGCTCCCTTTGCCGGCCATTACTCCAGAGCTGCTACAAGAGTTTATGGACGAGTTATACGATGATGGCCTAGCTGACGCTACGGTTCTTCATCACATGGCCATCATTAGATCTGTTTTCAATCGTGCAGCGGCAACGGTAGTTGGTGATGTAGTCATCTTCCCAGGACAAACTCCTTTGGAGCACGTTGATCTACCCCACATTGGAAACAACAATCAGAGACAACGTTTTTTAACCAAAGAAGAAGCTAAGCTGATCATTTCTAGCACCATAGAAAAAAAAGAAAAAGCAACCATAGAAATTCGCCGAAAAAGCTGGCAGGACCTGCATGATGCCGTTGTATTATCGCTAAACACGGGCATGAGGATGGGCGAGATCCAGCGCGTGGAGTGGCACGATGTAAATTTTTATGGAAAATCTCTTACGGTACGCCTTATAAGTAGTGGCCAAAAACCGGGTGGAAATATTCCAATCAATTCTGCTGCACTTGAGATGCTTATGCGCAGAAAGAAAGAATCTAGCGATGCGTTGATTTTTCCTCCGGCAGCAGGAGGAAAAAAACGGGAAAACTTGTCACACAAGTTTAAAGACGTTGTGGACGAATTAGAACTGAATAAGCTGGCCACGGCCAAGAGCCAGAGAATTGTTTTTCATTCTTTACGCCATACCTTCGCATCCTGGCTTGCCATCGCTGGAGTGGACATCTACAGAATCAAAACTCTTATGAGACACAAGACCATCAATATGACAATGAGGTATGCACACCTCAGTCCAGATATGTCTCAAGGGGCGGTGGAGTTACTCACCATAAAATAA
- a CDS encoding HamA C-terminal domain-containing protein, producing MAKLKTQLENSAEIREILQEVDVSWKWGDDSVDARLIYLPCANGECDISPLFKIIESCLLANFVFSHAQIEKRLAIKSPEVAENLFKNAVKFLSKKTAHGELGELILFTLLDVYLEAPKILSKVSQKSSRRMPVFGADAVHAQYIDGSLRLYLGESKLYKSFKSAATKATTSISNALDNYEHEFSLIQTHINFPDIDNDIEEELLSFLNPFDNSNVVEDVVHSPCFIGFSDLTCFEDDKTYIDSYTKKASEYIGDFYSKLTEKGKPCGKTTLLMLPFSSITDVVNGFVDYMGIEK from the coding sequence ATGGCAAAACTTAAAACTCAGCTAGAAAATTCGGCAGAAATTCGTGAGATTCTCCAAGAGGTCGACGTAAGCTGGAAGTGGGGAGATGACTCCGTTGATGCACGTCTAATTTATCTTCCTTGTGCTAACGGAGAATGTGATATTTCGCCGCTGTTTAAAATAATTGAAAGCTGTCTTCTGGCTAATTTTGTGTTTTCTCATGCTCAAATAGAAAAAAGACTAGCGATAAAAAGTCCGGAGGTTGCTGAGAATCTATTTAAAAATGCAGTAAAATTTTTAAGTAAAAAAACGGCCCACGGAGAACTTGGAGAGCTTATTTTGTTCACATTGCTTGATGTGTATTTAGAAGCTCCGAAGATTCTAAGCAAAGTCTCTCAAAAAAGCTCACGTAGGATGCCGGTTTTCGGCGCTGATGCTGTTCATGCACAGTATATTGATGGATCTCTCCGTTTATACCTTGGCGAATCAAAGCTTTATAAATCATTTAAGAGTGCGGCTACGAAGGCAACAACGTCCATTTCTAATGCTTTGGATAATTATGAACATGAGTTTAGTCTCATACAAACACATATCAACTTTCCAGATATAGATAATGATATTGAGGAAGAGCTCCTATCTTTTTTAAATCCATTCGATAATAGTAATGTTGTAGAAGATGTGGTCCATTCTCCATGTTTTATTGGCTTTTCAGATTTAACCTGTTTTGAAGATGATAAAACTTATATCGATAGTTACACAAAGAAAGCTTCAGAGTATATTGGAGATTTTTACTCAAAACTCACTGAGAAAGGGAAGCCATGTGGTAAAACAACACTGTTAATGCTTCCCTTCTCTTCAATAACAGATGTTGTGAATGGATTTGTTGACTATATGGGGATTGAAAAATGA